In Liquorilactobacillus nagelii DSM 13675, the following proteins share a genomic window:
- the rbsK gene encoding ribokinase, with the protein MKQITILGSLNIDTTLKIDRFPLPGETVEAINKSSTAGGKGANQAVAVARLGAKTIFIGCVGRDSSGEYLIEALEEEGIDTANILHDEEAGTGTANILLDEAGQNSIVIYGGANRKLTSAQIQAAAGQIATSEFLVAQFETSTAMTLEAFKIAHQKGVKTILNPAPAHEIAPELLRVTDLIVPNEIESRLLTGIEITNQTSMEQTAAAFRKMGVNNLIITLGSRGVYYASEDQSVLMPAFKVKAVDTTAAGDTFIGALAAKLNSDFSNLAEAIKFAQKASSITVQRLGAQVAIPTLAEIEEN; encoded by the coding sequence TTGAAACAGATTACGATTTTAGGAAGTTTGAATATTGATACGACACTTAAAATTGATCGTTTTCCGCTACCTGGTGAAACGGTTGAAGCGATCAACAAAAGCAGCACAGCTGGCGGTAAGGGAGCTAATCAAGCAGTAGCGGTCGCTCGGCTGGGTGCTAAAACAATTTTTATTGGTTGTGTTGGTCGAGATAGCTCTGGTGAGTATCTGATTGAAGCTCTAGAAGAAGAAGGAATCGATACCGCAAATATTCTGCATGATGAAGAAGCGGGTACTGGGACCGCCAATATTTTATTAGATGAAGCTGGTCAAAACAGTATTGTAATTTATGGTGGAGCTAATCGTAAGCTTACTTCAGCGCAAATTCAAGCAGCAGCAGGACAAATCGCAACTAGCGAATTTTTGGTAGCTCAATTTGAAACTTCAACAGCAATGACGCTTGAAGCATTTAAAATTGCTCATCAAAAAGGCGTTAAAACAATTTTGAATCCAGCACCAGCGCACGAAATTGCACCAGAATTGTTGCGAGTGACGGACTTAATTGTTCCTAATGAAATTGAAAGTCGTTTGCTTACTGGAATTGAGATTACTAATCAAACGTCAATGGAACAAACCGCTGCGGCATTTCGTAAAATGGGAGTTAATAATTTAATTATTACCTTGGGCAGTCGGGGTGTTTATTATGCCAGTGAAGATCAATCGGTTTTAATGCCAGCGTTTAAAGTTAAAGCTGTTGATACGACAGCTGCCGGAGATACTTTTATTGGAGCATTAGCAGCAAAATTAAATAGTGATTTTAGCAATCTGGCTGAGGCAATTAAATTTGCACAAAAGGCCAGTTCAATCACTGTGCAGCGTTTGGGAGCTCAAGTAGCAATTCCAACGTTGGCAGAGATTGAGGAAAATTAA
- a CDS encoding gamma-glutamyl-gamma-aminobutyrate hydrolase family protein, which produces MKPIIALTADSLIDHSAVINQHDADMAPTAIKEAIVAAGGIPIILPFSLTTEPDEAQLNQLVDLFDGLLLPGGPDVDPTFFGEEPIPQIGRTAYRKDAFEIALIKKTRAVHKPIFAICRGIQVYNVACGGTLYQDLATQDTAYAIRHAQAAPGNFPTHHVRIAQDSRLAKLLGNSSYVNSRHHQAVKQPAPGLRVVAQAADGVIEALESINDDSFLGVQWHPENMWQVQKEQFAFFADLVARAAAN; this is translated from the coding sequence ATGAAACCGATTATTGCCTTGACGGCTGACTCATTGATTGATCATTCAGCGGTTATTAATCAGCACGATGCTGACATGGCCCCGACAGCGATTAAAGAAGCTATCGTGGCTGCCGGAGGAATTCCAATTATTTTACCGTTCTCATTAACTACTGAACCCGATGAAGCGCAACTCAATCAACTAGTTGATTTATTTGATGGCTTACTGCTTCCTGGTGGCCCGGATGTTGATCCAACTTTTTTTGGGGAAGAACCAATTCCACAGATTGGACGAACCGCTTATCGCAAGGACGCTTTTGAGATTGCTTTAATAAAAAAAACTCGTGCCGTTCATAAGCCTATTTTTGCTATCTGTCGAGGAATTCAGGTTTATAACGTAGCTTGTGGTGGTACTTTATATCAAGATTTAGCAACGCAAGATACAGCTTATGCTATTCGCCATGCCCAAGCAGCTCCGGGAAACTTTCCAACGCATCATGTTCGAATTGCTCAAGATAGTCGGTTAGCCAAACTTTTGGGCAATAGCAGTTATGTTAACTCACGTCATCATCAAGCTGTTAAGCAACCAGCGCCAGGCTTGCGGGTAGTTGCTCAGGCAGCAGATGGTGTAATTGAGGCACTTGAGTCAATTAATGATGACAGCTTTTTAGGGGTCCAGTGGCATCCTGAAAACATGTGGCAAGTGCAAAAAGAACAATTTGCTTTTTTTGCCGATTTAGTTGCACGAGCAGCAGCTAACTAA
- a CDS encoding APC family permease, with protein sequence MEKVTQVTKEKLGFASIVLLGINGIIGSGIFLLPNVAAAAMGTAGIFVLLLDALLVICLALCFAQAATHFDQDGGPYLYAKAAFGDFVGFEVGFVTWAIRIIAEATMAVAFQTLLAGVWPAVKSGFPAMLTTTVLIVGLAFMNIAGVRVSKYVNNVVTVAKLVPLVLLVAVGIFFIKGDNFTPLFPDGHYTPGSLGTAAVTMFYAFSGFEGLVVAAGDMRQAKRNLPKAVALVMVLVAAFYILIQVVCTGILGSDALAKTSTPIQSAFAHFAGGFGNALVQAGSLVSVGGILVASSYVTPRSGVALAENKMMPAALAKRNRHNAPWVSILVSMVLGLLISWSGTFTYLAQISVISRFVQYIPTVIAVLIFAKKYGKNSKGFNLPLGPVIPVAALIISGWLLWNAWLADTNHLQFITGFGALLVAVPFYFLTKHYSVKED encoded by the coding sequence ATGGAAAAAGTTACGCAGGTTACAAAAGAAAAATTAGGTTTTGCAAGTATTGTGTTGTTAGGGATTAATGGCATTATTGGTTCTGGGATTTTCTTATTACCTAACGTAGCGGCAGCTGCCATGGGGACAGCCGGAATTTTTGTTTTGCTGCTGGATGCTTTATTGGTAATTTGCTTGGCATTATGCTTTGCTCAAGCAGCAACCCATTTTGATCAAGATGGCGGACCATATTTATATGCAAAAGCTGCCTTTGGCGATTTTGTCGGTTTTGAAGTTGGTTTTGTTACCTGGGCGATTCGAATTATTGCTGAAGCGACGATGGCAGTTGCCTTTCAAACTTTACTGGCCGGAGTTTGGCCAGCAGTGAAGTCGGGTTTTCCAGCGATGCTGACAACTACAGTTTTAATTGTTGGTTTGGCGTTCATGAATATTGCAGGCGTTCGTGTTTCTAAATATGTCAACAATGTAGTGACGGTTGCTAAGTTAGTGCCTTTAGTTTTGCTAGTGGCCGTAGGAATTTTTTTCATTAAAGGAGATAATTTTACACCGCTATTCCCTGATGGACATTATACTCCGGGATCATTAGGAACTGCAGCAGTAACGATGTTCTATGCCTTTAGTGGTTTTGAAGGTTTGGTAGTAGCAGCTGGTGATATGCGCCAGGCAAAACGCAATTTACCAAAAGCAGTGGCGTTAGTTATGGTCTTAGTGGCTGCCTTTTACATTTTGATTCAAGTTGTTTGTACAGGAATCTTGGGTAGTGATGCTTTGGCTAAAACCAGTACACCAATTCAGAGTGCTTTTGCGCATTTTGCTGGTGGCTTTGGTAATGCTTTGGTTCAAGCTGGATCATTAGTCTCAGTAGGTGGTATCTTGGTTGCTTCTTCGTATGTAACACCACGTTCTGGAGTAGCGTTGGCCGAAAATAAAATGATGCCAGCAGCCTTGGCAAAACGTAATCGTCATAATGCTCCTTGGGTTTCAATCTTGGTTTCAATGGTTTTAGGACTATTAATTTCTTGGTCAGGAACCTTTACTTACTTGGCCCAAATTAGCGTTATTTCACGTTTTGTTCAATATATTCCAACAGTGATTGCTGTTTTGATTTTTGCTAAAAAATATGGTAAAAATTCGAAAGGATTTAATTTGCCATTAGGTCCGGTTATTCCGGTAGCTGCATTAATAATTTCTGGTTGGTTATTATGGAACGCCTGGTTAGCAGATACTAATCATTTACAATTTATTACTGGTTTTGGAGCTTTATTGGTAGCAGTACCATTTTATTTCTTGACGAAACACTATTCAGTAAAAGAAGATTAG
- a CDS encoding nucleoside hydrolase, translating to MARKKMILDLDTGIDDALAIAYAVADPTVDLIGIIGSYGNVYVEDGVQNSLKILELLGATDVPVYQGLAHSSESDHFDRMPISAEIHGQNGIGEIDLPAPKRQPETGDAIDFFIKAVEKYQQDLILVPTGPLTNLDEAIKRAPNLVNQIGNITLMGGAVTVPGNVTNVAEANINQDATAADHVFRQAPLIQVGLDVTLRTLLTRKETQQWRELGTKAGQAFADMVDYYIKAYEVTSPDLHGCALHDPFAVGVAIDPSFVETIALNMYVTTDEKYYGRTTGDPARLAEPNPNVKVAVNADVDRYLASFMEHLTGLFAQK from the coding sequence ATGGCACGAAAAAAAATGATTTTGGACTTAGATACTGGAATTGATGATGCTTTAGCTATCGCCTATGCAGTGGCTGATCCAACAGTTGATTTGATTGGTATTATTGGTTCTTATGGCAATGTTTATGTTGAAGATGGCGTTCAGAATTCATTAAAAATTTTGGAATTATTGGGCGCAACTGATGTTCCCGTTTACCAAGGATTGGCGCATTCTTCTGAGTCGGATCACTTTGATCGGATGCCGATTAGTGCTGAAATTCATGGACAAAACGGAATTGGAGAGATTGATTTGCCAGCACCAAAACGCCAACCGGAAACGGGTGATGCGATAGATTTCTTCATTAAAGCGGTTGAAAAATATCAGCAAGATTTGATTTTAGTGCCGACCGGTCCGTTAACTAATTTGGACGAAGCAATTAAACGAGCACCAAATTTAGTTAACCAGATTGGTAATATTACCCTAATGGGTGGGGCAGTCACAGTTCCCGGAAATGTAACTAATGTCGCTGAAGCCAATATTAATCAAGATGCAACAGCTGCTGATCATGTTTTTCGGCAAGCGCCTTTGATACAAGTGGGATTAGATGTTACTTTACGAACACTACTAACTCGCAAGGAAACCCAACAATGGCGGGAATTAGGAACAAAAGCCGGCCAAGCTTTTGCTGATATGGTTGATTATTATATCAAAGCCTATGAAGTTACTAGCCCAGATCTGCATGGTTGTGCTTTGCATGATCCATTTGCCGTTGGCGTAGCGATTGATCCGAGTTTTGTTGAAACAATCGCTTTGAACATGTATGTAACAACTGATGAAAAGTATTATGGTCGAACAACTGGTGATCCAGCTCGGTTAGCTGAACCGAATCCAAATGTTAAAGTAGCTGTTAACGCTGATGTTGATCGTTACTTAGCAAGTTTTATGGAACATTTAACCGGACTTTTTGCCCAAAAATAA
- the rihC gene encoding ribonucleoside hydrolase RihC produces MKKMPLILDMDPGIDDAVALAIALTDPEFEVKLVTAVAGNVSVDKTTLNALKLVEFFNRLDVPVARGAAKPLQKEFVDASYIHGASGMPGYEFPAVTHQADSRDAVSAIYQTLLNASEPLTIVATGAYTNIAQLLLDHPEIKSKIKQLVLMGGSLSGGNVSSVAEFNVFTDPDAAKIVYESGLPIVMIGLDVTLKALVNSETLEQLAKLGEPGKMLHGLITYYKDEYAGGKPLHDVNTIFYLVHPEAIKTKKYPVYVCTQGPAQGATIADTQNRWSNGKTNALVGLDIDAAAFNQWLIEKVKQMAAK; encoded by the coding sequence ATGAAAAAAATGCCGCTTATTTTAGATATGGATCCTGGAATTGATGATGCAGTTGCTTTGGCGATTGCTTTAACGGATCCTGAATTTGAAGTCAAGTTGGTAACGGCGGTTGCTGGCAATGTTAGTGTTGATAAAACAACTTTGAATGCTTTGAAGTTAGTCGAATTTTTCAATCGTTTAGATGTACCGGTTGCCCGTGGAGCAGCCAAACCGTTGCAAAAAGAATTTGTTGATGCTTCATATATTCATGGAGCTAGTGGAATGCCCGGCTATGAATTTCCGGCAGTAACCCACCAAGCAGATTCACGAGATGCAGTCAGCGCGATTTATCAAACTTTGTTAAATGCAAGTGAACCATTGACAATTGTGGCTACTGGCGCTTACACCAATATTGCCCAGTTATTGTTGGATCATCCTGAGATTAAGTCCAAAATCAAACAGTTGGTTTTGATGGGAGGCTCATTGTCGGGGGGCAATGTTTCTTCGGTCGCAGAGTTTAACGTTTTTACCGATCCGGATGCAGCAAAAATCGTCTATGAAAGTGGTTTGCCAATCGTAATGATTGGCTTGGACGTTACTCTGAAAGCTTTGGTGAATAGTGAAACACTTGAACAGTTGGCTAAGTTAGGTGAACCTGGAAAGATGCTGCATGGCTTGATTACCTATTACAAAGATGAGTATGCCGGTGGGAAACCCCTGCATGATGTCAATACTATTTTTTATTTAGTACATCCAGAAGCCATTAAGACTAAAAAGTATCCAGTTTATGTTTGTACCCAAGGACCAGCTCAAGGAGCAACCATAGCTGATACACAAAATCGTTGGAGTAATGGCAAAACTAATGCTCTAGTTGGTTTGGATATTGATGCAGCTGCTTTTAATCAATGGTTGATTGAAAAAGTTAAACAAATGGCGGCAAAGTAA
- a CDS encoding NupC/NupG family nucleoside CNT transporter has protein sequence MLVVLNILGVLFCVAVAYLFSVDRKQVDWRSVGIVLLLEIFLAWFLVGFPVGRMIVKAMADGFNWLVEIAYDGIKFALPDFVSKQFGGTADSMNFLTSALLPILLVVPLFDILTYIGVLPWIIKWIGKFLSFITGQPKFEAFFSVEMMFLGNTEVLAVSKQQLQHMSKERNLTLALMSMSCVTASILGSYMQMMPGQFVLTAVPLNILGAIIITSILNPVKVTETEDKVYGVQQTADKKEPFFSFLGDSILGAGRLILIILFTVISFVALASLIDHLLALTTLKWLSLENIMGIFMYPFTLLMGFDFSKAFDLARFMGTKLVTNEFVVMGEVSKEVMHHQGIFASAHARAVLTVFLTSFANFGTLGMIIGAFKGLVQKEKVDYISGQVPRMLLSGILVSVLSATLAGLFIW, from the coding sequence TTGTTAGTAGTATTAAATATTTTAGGGGTACTTTTCTGTGTGGCAGTGGCTTACTTATTTTCCGTAGACCGCAAACAGGTTGATTGGCGTTCAGTCGGAATTGTCTTATTATTAGAAATTTTTCTAGCGTGGTTTTTGGTTGGATTCCCGGTTGGACGAATGATTGTTAAGGCAATGGCTGATGGTTTTAACTGGTTGGTCGAAATTGCTTATGATGGAATCAAATTTGCTCTACCAGATTTTGTTTCTAAACAATTTGGCGGAACAGCCGATTCGATGAACTTTTTGACGAGTGCTTTATTACCGATTTTATTAGTAGTGCCATTATTTGATATTTTAACTTATATCGGGGTTTTGCCATGGATCATCAAATGGATTGGTAAATTCTTATCCTTCATTACTGGTCAGCCAAAATTTGAAGCTTTCTTCTCAGTTGAAATGATGTTCTTAGGTAATACCGAAGTTTTAGCTGTTTCTAAACAACAATTGCAGCATATGAGTAAGGAACGAAATTTAACGTTGGCGTTAATGTCAATGAGTTGTGTAACGGCTTCAATTTTAGGTTCTTATATGCAGATGATGCCGGGTCAATTTGTTTTAACAGCTGTTCCATTGAACATCTTAGGTGCAATTATTATTACCAGCATTTTAAATCCAGTTAAAGTGACAGAAACTGAAGATAAAGTATATGGTGTTCAACAGACAGCTGACAAAAAAGAACCATTTTTCTCTTTCTTAGGCGATTCAATTTTAGGAGCCGGCCGTTTGATTTTAATTATTCTCTTTACGGTTATTTCCTTTGTAGCTTTGGCATCATTGATCGATCATTTATTAGCTTTGACAACCTTAAAATGGTTATCATTGGAAAATATCATGGGAATCTTTATGTATCCATTTACCTTGTTAATGGGCTTTGATTTTAGTAAAGCATTTGATTTGGCACGTTTCATGGGAACAAAATTGGTTACAAATGAATTTGTGGTTATGGGTGAAGTTTCAAAAGAAGTTATGCATCATCAAGGGATCTTCGCTTCAGCTCATGCGCGCGCGGTTTTGACGGTTTTCTTAACCAGTTTTGCTAACTTTGGAACTTTAGGAATGATTATCGGGGCTTTCAAGGGCTTAGTACAAAAAGAAAAGGTTGATTATATTTCAGGTCAAGTACCACGGATGTTATTATCTGGAATTTTGGTTTCAGTCTTATCAGCTACCTTAGCTGGGTTGTTTATTTGGTAA
- a CDS encoding Crp/Fnr family transcriptional regulator, which translates to MVMTHTEYLMNYLQANKFPVITKKRHTYLTYHGLEENSTYVLKHGIVKTSIILQDGREFNLSYITQPDVLSLLRDEVSKYTDQPFNVRVESQTAEFYKIDRVKFWKMVNTNDELNNYVKEYYRTKLSENIVRLQRMIMGGKHDAVCAFLYQLTDLFGIRLANHQGVLIDFVVTNEDIAGFCGINSRSSVTRILSDLRDEGIIDIKNRKFIITNMNYLLDYVSI; encoded by the coding sequence ATGGTCATGACTCATACTGAGTACCTGATGAATTATCTGCAGGCAAATAAATTTCCAGTGATCACAAAAAAAAGACATACTTATTTGACTTATCATGGGTTAGAGGAAAACAGTACCTATGTGCTGAAACATGGAATTGTAAAAACATCCATCATTTTGCAAGATGGTCGAGAATTTAACTTGTCTTATATTACCCAACCAGATGTTTTGAGTCTGTTGCGTGATGAGGTCTCTAAATACACTGATCAGCCTTTTAATGTTCGCGTTGAATCTCAAACCGCTGAATTCTATAAAATAGATCGAGTTAAATTTTGGAAAATGGTCAATACAAATGATGAATTAAATAACTATGTTAAGGAATACTACCGGACTAAGCTTTCAGAAAATATTGTCCGGTTACAGCGAATGATTATGGGTGGAAAGCACGATGCCGTCTGTGCTTTCTTATATCAGTTGACCGATCTTTTTGGTATTCGTTTAGCCAACCATCAAGGAGTATTAATTGATTTTGTGGTTACCAACGAGGATATTGCTGGTTTCTGTGGAATAAATTCACGATCATCAGTTACCAGGATTTTAAGTGATTTACGTGATGAAGGAATTATTGATATCAAAAATCGAAAATTTATTATTACAAATATGAATTATCTTTTGGATTATGTTTCAATCTAA
- the larA gene encoding nickel-dependent lactate racemase, which yields MVEIDLPYDKQIITAKIPAANFAGKLVSQAAEFKNPLSEEETVERSLNEPIGSPKLEDLAKGKHNIVIISSDHTRPVPSRIITPILLRRLRSAAPDARIRILVATGFHRPSTHEELVNKYGEEIVAHEEIVMHYSQRDEDMVKVGKLPSGGDLIVNKVATEADLLISEGFIESHFFAGFSGGRKAVLPGISSYKTIMANHSGEFINDQHSRTGNLQHNLIHQDMVFAAKAVHLQFILNVVLDEDKKIIGSFAGDLEKAHRKGTEFVASLSQVEPIESDITISTNGGYPLDQNIYQAVKGMTSAEATNKQNGTIIMVAGCRDGHGGEGFFHNIADVSDPKEFLEQAINTPRLETVPDQWTSQILARILVNHHVIMVSDLVEPNLVTKMHMELAKSLDEALTMAYQREGQAAKVTVIPDGLGVIVKRPQ from the coding sequence ATGGTTGAAATAGATTTGCCATATGACAAGCAAATTATTACTGCAAAAATTCCCGCAGCTAATTTTGCTGGAAAACTTGTTTCACAAGCAGCTGAGTTCAAAAATCCATTGTCAGAAGAAGAAACAGTGGAGCGCTCACTTAATGAACCAATTGGTTCGCCGAAATTGGAAGATTTGGCTAAAGGAAAACACAATATTGTAATTATTTCTTCAGATCATACCCGTCCAGTTCCTTCACGGATTATCACGCCAATTTTATTACGGCGGCTGCGTTCCGCAGCACCGGATGCACGAATTCGAATTTTAGTTGCAACTGGTTTTCATCGTCCTTCTACACATGAAGAGTTGGTCAATAAATACGGTGAAGAAATTGTTGCTCATGAAGAAATTGTGATGCACTACTCACAACGCGATGAAGATATGGTCAAAGTTGGTAAACTGCCTTCAGGTGGTGATTTGATTGTTAACAAAGTTGCGACTGAAGCTGATTTGCTGATTTCAGAAGGTTTTATTGAGTCACATTTCTTTGCTGGCTTTTCTGGTGGTCGGAAAGCTGTTTTACCTGGAATTTCATCATACAAGACGATCATGGCAAATCATTCGGGAGAATTTATTAATGATCAACATTCACGGACGGGAAATTTGCAGCACAATTTGATTCATCAAGATATGGTTTTTGCAGCTAAAGCTGTTCATCTGCAATTCATTTTAAATGTGGTTTTAGACGAGGATAAGAAAATTATTGGCTCGTTTGCCGGTGACTTAGAAAAAGCTCATCGTAAGGGAACTGAATTTGTGGCTTCTTTGTCACAAGTTGAACCAATTGAGTCGGATATTACCATTTCAACTAACGGCGGCTATCCACTTGATCAAAACATTTATCAAGCTGTTAAAGGTATGACTTCGGCTGAAGCAACCAATAAACAAAATGGAACTATTATCATGGTTGCTGGTTGTCGTGATGGTCACGGTGGCGAAGGATTCTTCCACAATATTGCTGATGTCAGCGATCCAAAAGAATTTTTGGAACAGGCAATTAATACACCACGGTTAGAAACTGTCCCTGATCAATGGACATCACAGATTTTAGCGCGAATTTTGGTCAATCACCATGTAATTATGGTTTCTGATTTGGTTGAACCAAATTTAGTTACTAAGATGCATATGGAGTTAGCTAAATCACTTGATGAAGCTTTAACAATGGCTTATCAACGTGAAGGTCAAGCCGCTAAAGTAACAGTTATTCCTGATGGCCTCGGGGTAATTGTTAAGCGTCCGCAGTAA
- the larB gene encoding nickel pincer cofactor biosynthesis protein LarB: protein MKKQKLVQLLKQVAQQQTTVEQALDQLDNPGFLDLNYAKIDTNRLKRTGAPEVIYGEGKTANQISGIAQAMITQKTNIIVTRVTAKKAAEVQQQVPQLRYLAVARMLLFKAVLPKLAVGSIAIVTAGTSDQKIAEEAAITAEMYGNQVERVYDVGVAGIHRLFAKLEVIRSAQVVIVVAGMEGALASVVAGLVSSPVIAVPTSVGYGTAFNGVTALLTMLNSCATGVTVVNIDNGFGAGYSASKINHLGGDVQ, encoded by the coding sequence ATGAAAAAACAAAAATTAGTTCAACTTTTAAAACAGGTAGCTCAGCAACAGACAACAGTAGAGCAAGCTCTGGATCAGCTCGATAACCCAGGTTTTTTGGATTTAAATTATGCCAAGATCGATACTAATCGCTTAAAACGAACTGGAGCACCAGAAGTAATTTATGGTGAAGGGAAAACTGCAAACCAAATTAGTGGGATTGCACAAGCAATGATTACCCAAAAAACAAACATTATCGTGACGCGAGTTACAGCCAAAAAAGCGGCTGAGGTTCAACAGCAGGTGCCACAACTTAGATATCTTGCAGTTGCTCGAATGCTGCTCTTTAAAGCGGTGCTACCTAAATTAGCAGTTGGTTCAATTGCTATTGTGACCGCGGGCACGTCGGATCAAAAGATCGCTGAAGAAGCTGCAATTACGGCTGAAATGTATGGTAATCAAGTTGAACGTGTTTACGATGTTGGCGTAGCAGGCATTCATCGGTTGTTTGCCAAGCTAGAAGTAATTCGTTCAGCACAAGTGGTGATTGTCGTTGCTGGAATGGAGGGGGCTTTGGCTTCCGTTGTAGCCGGATTGGTTAGTAGCCCGGTAATTGCTGTTCCAACCAGCGTCGGCTATGGAACAGCTTTTAACGGTGTTACTGCACTATTAACAATGCTTAACAGCTGTGCAACTGGAGTAACGGTGGTCAATATTGATAACGGCTTTGGAGCTGGTTATTCGGCTAGCAAGATTAATCATCTTGGAGGTGATGTTCAATGA
- a CDS encoding metal-dependent hydrolase family protein, which produces MGLITFKNLMLFDGKSQENLAHAWITVDQASGRIQQIGNGDLPSDIPTIDLNGQYVMPGFINVHTHISLDPQAFDGGFGKSQVETTVLAYQHLRELLKSGVTFIRECGCLFDLDIELSKMQQKGLLTDVPTIMPSGRLFVMTGGHGDAPGAAYQVDSPDEMRKAVRQGLKNGAQNIKMVATGGVMTPSDFMDDPQLSTEEMTAGIIEAHHKHKRVSVHAEGNPGIQNALDAHADSIEHGFYVTAKEAQQMVEQDTYLTPTLIAEWVIPKYGKNKIPSWELNKAADALDDTYKNLTRAYQLGVKFTCGTDAGTVFNGFDQTPAEFELLTKLGMTPAQAYQCSSINSAELCQIQADYGTLETGKFADFIVLKNNPLEDVKAVQQTDKQVYLHGLRQF; this is translated from the coding sequence ATGGGATTAATAACTTTTAAAAATTTAATGTTGTTTGATGGGAAAAGCCAAGAGAATTTAGCTCATGCTTGGATAACTGTCGACCAGGCCAGCGGTCGTATCCAGCAAATCGGTAATGGTGACCTGCCTTCTGATATTCCAACCATTGATCTAAATGGTCAATATGTAATGCCAGGCTTTATCAATGTTCATACTCACATCAGTCTTGATCCGCAAGCCTTTGATGGTGGTTTCGGCAAGTCTCAAGTTGAAACTACTGTACTGGCATATCAACATTTGCGCGAACTATTAAAATCTGGCGTTACTTTTATCCGTGAGTGCGGCTGCTTATTTGATTTGGATATCGAATTAAGTAAAATGCAACAAAAGGGGTTGTTAACAGACGTTCCAACAATTATGCCTTCTGGTCGCCTTTTTGTAATGACAGGTGGTCACGGAGATGCTCCGGGTGCAGCCTACCAAGTAGACTCTCCTGATGAAATGCGCAAAGCTGTTCGCCAAGGTTTAAAAAATGGTGCCCAAAACATCAAAATGGTTGCAACTGGCGGAGTGATGACTCCCAGCGATTTCATGGATGATCCTCAGCTTTCAACTGAAGAAATGACTGCTGGAATTATTGAAGCTCACCATAAACACAAACGAGTTTCGGTTCATGCAGAAGGCAACCCGGGAATTCAAAATGCCTTGGATGCCCATGCTGATTCAATTGAACATGGTTTTTATGTCACTGCCAAAGAAGCACAGCAAATGGTTGAACAAGATACTTATCTAACTCCAACTCTAATCGCCGAATGGGTAATTCCTAAATATGGAAAAAACAAAATTCCATCCTGGGAGTTGAACAAAGCCGCTGATGCTTTGGATGACACCTACAAAAATCTGACTCGTGCTTATCAATTAGGAGTCAAATTCACCTGTGGCACCGATGCCGGAACTGTTTTTAATGGTTTTGATCAAACACCGGCCGAATTTGAATTATTAACTAAGTTGGGGATGACTCCCGCACAAGCTTATCAATGCTCAAGCATTAATTCGGCAGAACTATGTCAGATTCAAGCTGATTATGGTACTTTAGAAACGGGTAAATTTGCTGACTTCATCGTTCTAAAAAACAATCCCTTAGAAGATGTTAAAGCTGTTCAACAAACCGATAAACAAGTCTATTTACATGGTCTTCGTCAATTTTAG